The following proteins are encoded in a genomic region of Dehalococcoidia bacterium:
- a CDS encoding ferredoxin family protein, with protein MAYVICEPCIGVKDASCVDVCPVDCIHTTDQDEQYYINPELCIDCAACVDVCPVQAIYYEEDVPEQWRSYIEKNREWFRTHAVDKGFRQRPERH; from the coding sequence ATGGCCTACGTCATCTGTGAGCCATGCATCGGGGTCAAGGACGCCTCCTGTGTAGACGTCTGCCCCGTGGACTGCATCCACACTACCGATCAGGACGAGCAGTACTACATAAACCCCGAGCTGTGTATCGATTGCGCCGCATGTGTGGATGTGTGCCCGGTGCAAGCTATCTACTATGAGGAGGATGTGCCCGAGCAGTGGCGCTCTTACATCGAGAAGAACCGCGAGTGGTTCCGCACGCATGCGGTAGATAAGGGCTTCCGCCAGCGGCCCGAGCGCCATTAG
- a CDS encoding acetyl-CoA hydrolase/transferase C-terminal domain-containing protein, with protein sequence MDWREEYKRKLTSAEDAMKAIGPGQRVIIPIAGPRVLTEALYRRGHELGGIQLRLSAPAADPGWLQPGVEQLFKVEIEAFIGDFARPAHDERVITYLPNLFTTMFKPLDEGRPERKDIDVFLVNVSPPDEEGRVYFGVHNWNKRSYVRRAKTVIAEVDPSIQPVCGQNFVHVSEIDYFVEVPPLALSKDVLKSWLQAMPDQELRQEYERIVDELEEVGPEHVVVLRAAIPRGTPPDLVRRAMLLAEPPPEYKVIAGYLSEIVPNGATIQIGVGEPSMYMVRAGAFEDKEDLGIHTEMACPGLAMLAERGIATGRKKSIHQGKAVAGAWTGSDAKDMKVVIGNPRFEVYEVEYVLNLRTLAQIDNFYAINNAISIDLIGQINSESVFGPRMINGTGGQPEAHLGAILSRGGRAITLLPSTALGGTVSRIVPMHEEGSIVTIPRFFADTVITEYGVARLMGKNHRERAQELIAIAHPDFRAELRRQAQRLW encoded by the coding sequence ATGGACTGGCGCGAGGAATACAAGCGCAAGCTCACCAGCGCCGAGGACGCCATGAAGGCCATAGGGCCGGGCCAGAGGGTGATCATACCCATAGCGGGGCCGCGCGTCCTCACTGAGGCCCTTTACCGCCGGGGCCACGAGCTGGGAGGGATACAGCTGCGTCTATCTGCGCCGGCAGCCGACCCCGGCTGGCTGCAGCCGGGAGTGGAGCAACTGTTTAAGGTGGAGATCGAGGCCTTCATCGGTGACTTCGCCCGCCCAGCCCACGATGAGCGTGTCATCACCTACCTGCCCAATCTCTTCACCACCATGTTTAAACCCCTGGATGAAGGCAGGCCTGAGCGCAAGGACATCGATGTCTTTCTCGTCAACGTCTCACCTCCCGACGAGGAGGGGCGGGTGTACTTTGGGGTCCATAACTGGAACAAGCGGAGCTATGTGCGGCGAGCCAAAACCGTCATCGCCGAGGTGGACCCCTCCATTCAGCCGGTGTGCGGGCAGAACTTCGTGCATGTCTCGGAGATCGACTACTTCGTGGAGGTGCCGCCCTTGGCCCTCAGTAAAGATGTCCTCAAGTCCTGGCTACAGGCCATGCCGGACCAAGAGCTGCGTCAGGAGTATGAGAGGATCGTAGACGAGCTGGAGGAGGTGGGGCCGGAGCACGTGGTGGTCCTGCGCGCTGCCATCCCCCGTGGCACGCCGCCCGACCTGGTGCGGCGGGCTATGCTCCTGGCCGAACCCCCTCCCGAATACAAGGTCATCGCTGGCTACCTGAGCGAGATCGTCCCCAACGGAGCCACCATCCAGATAGGGGTGGGGGAGCCCAGCATGTACATGGTGCGAGCCGGGGCCTTCGAGGATAAGGAAGACCTGGGCATCCACACGGAGATGGCCTGCCCTGGCCTGGCCATGCTGGCGGAGAGGGGCATAGCCACCGGCCGCAAAAAGAGCATCCACCAGGGCAAGGCGGTGGCCGGGGCCTGGACAGGCTCCGACGCCAAAGACATGAAGGTGGTGATAGGTAACCCCCGCTTCGAGGTGTACGAAGTGGAGTATGTGTTGAACCTGCGCACCCTGGCCCAGATCGATAACTTCTACGCCATCAACAACGCCATCTCCATCGACCTCATTGGACAGATCAACTCCGAGAGTGTGTTCGGCCCCCGTATGATCAATGGCACCGGCGGTCAGCCGGAGGCCCACCTGGGGGCTATCCTCTCACGGGGTGGGCGGGCCATCACCCTCCTCCCCTCTACCGCCCTCGGCGGCACCGTCTCCCGCATCGTCCCCATGCACGAGGAGGGGTCCATCGTCACCATCCCGCGTTTCTTCGCCGATACGGTCATCACCGAATATGGGGTGGCCAGGCTCATGGGGAAGAACCACCGGGAGCGGGCACAGGAACTCATCGCCATCGCCCATCCTGATTTCCGGGCGGAGTTGCGGCGCCAAGCCCAGCGTTTGTGGTGA
- a CDS encoding thioesterase family protein yields MKEVPESLFGEEVIITTPEMGITHLGPDRSFYSTPAMVGHLEQLCLRLLQPYLDEGEGTVGVRVEVRHLAPTPIGQRVRLRARLQERDVERRRFVFAVEAYNETGTKIGEGVHERRVIDIEKFVARASQGVRQ; encoded by the coding sequence GTGAAGGAGGTACCAGAGAGTCTATTCGGCGAGGAGGTTATCATCACCACGCCGGAGATGGGGATAACGCACCTGGGCCCGGACAGGTCCTTCTACTCAACGCCAGCCATGGTGGGGCATCTGGAACAGCTTTGCCTGCGCCTCCTACAGCCCTATCTGGACGAAGGGGAAGGCACAGTTGGGGTGAGGGTGGAGGTGAGGCATCTGGCTCCCACCCCCATCGGCCAGCGAGTGAGGCTGCGGGCGCGTCTGCAGGAGCGGGACGTGGAGAGGCGGCGGTTCGTCTTCGCGGTGGAGGCCTATAACGAGACGGGGACCAAGATCGGGGAAGGGGTGCACGAACGGCGGGTCATCGACATCGAGAAGTTCGTGGCCCGCGCCTCCCAGGGGGTGAGGCAGTGA
- a CDS encoding SDR family oxidoreductase, with protein MSLLLQDKVVLVTGGASGIGRAAAILFAKEGAAAVAIADVDGRGQDVASEVEALGVPSLFMRCDVSRAPEVEALIREVVARFGRLDGAFNNAGIEGATAFTADYREEDWDRVLAVNLKGVWLCMKYELVQMLSQGGGAIVNTASVAGMVGWRGAPAYSAAKQGVVALTRTAALEYARKGIRVNAICPGVVRTPMVERVLGGDEGLRSQFLRIEPIGRFAEPEEVAATAAWLLSDASSFVTGHCLVVDGGLTIQ; from the coding sequence ATGAGCCTTCTCCTGCAGGACAAAGTGGTTTTGGTGACAGGAGGTGCGTCGGGCATCGGCCGGGCAGCTGCCATCCTTTTCGCCAAGGAGGGGGCTGCTGCTGTGGCCATCGCCGACGTCGACGGTCGAGGGCAGGATGTGGCCAGCGAGGTGGAGGCGCTTGGCGTCCCCTCCCTGTTCATGCGTTGCGACGTCTCCCGCGCCCCGGAGGTGGAGGCCCTAATACGGGAGGTGGTGGCGCGCTTCGGTCGCCTTGATGGGGCCTTCAACAACGCCGGCATCGAGGGCGCCACTGCCTTCACGGCCGATTACCGTGAGGAGGACTGGGACCGGGTCTTGGCCGTCAATTTGAAAGGGGTCTGGCTCTGCATGAAGTACGAGCTAGTGCAGATGCTATCGCAGGGCGGAGGGGCCATAGTCAACACAGCCTCCGTAGCTGGCATGGTGGGATGGCGGGGCGCCCCGGCCTATAGCGCAGCCAAACAAGGTGTGGTAGCCCTCACTCGCACTGCCGCCCTGGAATATGCGCGGAAGGGCATCCGCGTCAACGCCATCTGCCCAGGGGTGGTGCGCACCCCCATGGTGGAACGTGTTCTAGGCGGAGACGAGGGGCTCCGTTCCCAGTTCCTGCGCATTGAGCCCATCGGCCGCTTTGCTGAGCCAGAGGAAGTGGCCGCCACCGCCGCCTGGCTCCTGTCCGACGCCTCCTCGTTCGTCACAGGTCACTGCCTGGTGGTGGATGGTGGGCTAACCATCCAGTAA
- a CDS encoding twin-arginine translocase TatA/TatE family subunit encodes MPFLLFQGIGAPELLIIFAIIVVLFGASRLADIGGALGRAIREFRREIREAPKEEEKPRLKEGVRPQMPGREGGQEERRGPFQH; translated from the coding sequence ATGCCGTTTCTGCTGTTCCAAGGGATCGGGGCGCCGGAGCTACTTATCATCTTCGCCATCATCGTGGTCCTCTTTGGGGCCTCTCGATTAGCCGACATTGGGGGCGCTCTGGGGCGGGCCATTCGCGAATTCCGCCGTGAGATACGCGAGGCCCCTAAGGAGGAAGAGAAGCCCCGTCTAAAGGAAGGAGTCCGCCCTCAGATGCCGGGCCGAGAAGGGGGCCAAGAGGAACGCCGCGGTCCCTTCCAGCATTAG
- a CDS encoding peptidylprolyl isomerase, whose product MSRRQRRPIRRPRSRAGPPFPINVIFNVRAFYVAFIVVIIASMAAVGLGGVVRPNSQRTTKPTDEKTPTPEATPALQYRTYEAPEQVIDPAKTYVATIRTEKGEIKLRLRPDKAPKAANSFAFLAQQGFYDGLTFHIVRPDVGFVQGGDPTCRADGSLVCTGAGGPGYTLPVEGDLQHVRGMVAMAPIAGGRDVSGSQFYILLADMPHMDGRDSVFAEVVAGMEVVESLTPRNPCFEKPSKDNPCQESPSPGDAIIKIVVQEG is encoded by the coding sequence TTGAGCCGCCGACAGAGACGTCCGATAAGGCGCCCGCGCTCGCGGGCCGGCCCGCCTTTCCCCATTAATGTCATTTTCAACGTTCGGGCCTTCTACGTAGCCTTCATCGTGGTCATCATCGCCAGCATGGCGGCCGTGGGCCTAGGAGGGGTGGTCAGGCCCAATAGCCAGCGTACCACCAAGCCCACCGACGAGAAGACACCCACCCCGGAGGCCACCCCTGCCCTACAGTACCGCACCTACGAGGCTCCGGAGCAGGTCATCGACCCTGCCAAGACATATGTGGCTACCATCCGCACTGAGAAGGGGGAGATAAAGCTGCGCCTGCGCCCCGATAAGGCGCCCAAAGCCGCCAACAGCTTCGCTTTCTTGGCCCAGCAGGGATTCTATGATGGCCTCACCTTCCACATCGTCCGCCCGGACGTGGGGTTCGTACAGGGCGGCGACCCCACCTGCCGCGCCGATGGCAGTCTGGTCTGCACAGGAGCAGGGGGCCCGGGCTACACCTTGCCCGTGGAGGGCGACCTGCAACACGTTAGGGGCATGGTCGCTATGGCACCCATCGCCGGTGGCAGGGACGTGAGCGGCAGCCAGTTTTACATCCTTCTGGCCGACATGCCCCACATGGATGGGCGGGATTCCGTCTTCGCCGAGGTGGTGGCAGGGATGGAAGTGGTGGAGTCCCTCACTCCCCGTAACCCCTGCTTCGAGAAGCCCAGCAAGGACAATCCCTGTCAGGAGAGCCCCTCGCCGGGGGACGCCATCATCAAGATCGTCGTCCAAGAGGGCTAA
- a CDS encoding deoxyribonuclease IV — MRIGAHVSTAGGVDKAIQRAKEMGAEAIQIFTSPPQSWRRKTFTPEEMEAFRAAAQVEDIGPNFVHGAYLINLATPEPDKLEKSVDALIKDMELCQQLGLRGVIFHTGSHKGRGFEASLGQITSAIAQVLERTPRDVWLVLENSAGMGDSVGSKFAELGRIVREVDSPRVKVCLDTQHMFAAGYEVRTRDGLDRALEEFHREIGLERLVAVHANDSKCPLGGGVDRHENIGHGHIGRQGFLNIMSHPAFREVPFLLEVPGMDGEGPDKANVDILKEIRASILAS; from the coding sequence ATGCGCATCGGAGCCCACGTCTCTACTGCTGGCGGCGTCGACAAGGCCATCCAAAGGGCCAAGGAGATGGGGGCAGAGGCCATCCAGATCTTCACCTCACCTCCCCAGAGCTGGCGACGCAAGACCTTTACTCCCGAGGAGATGGAGGCCTTCCGAGCGGCTGCACAGGTGGAGGACATTGGGCCCAACTTTGTCCATGGCGCCTACCTCATCAACCTCGCCACCCCCGAGCCCGACAAGCTAGAGAAATCCGTCGATGCCCTTATAAAAGACATGGAGCTCTGCCAGCAGCTGGGGCTCAGAGGGGTCATCTTCCATACCGGAAGCCACAAAGGGAGGGGGTTTGAGGCATCACTGGGTCAGATCACTTCAGCCATCGCCCAGGTGCTGGAGAGGACGCCCAGGGATGTATGGCTGGTGCTGGAGAACTCGGCGGGCATGGGGGACTCGGTGGGCTCCAAGTTCGCCGAGCTGGGGCGCATCGTCCGCGAGGTCGATAGCCCGCGCGTCAAGGTGTGCTTGGATACCCAGCACATGTTCGCCGCCGGCTACGAAGTGCGCACCAGAGATGGGCTGGACAGGGCCCTGGAGGAGTTCCACCGCGAGATAGGGCTGGAACGGCTGGTGGCCGTCCACGCCAACGACTCCAAGTGTCCCCTAGGCGGCGGGGTAGACCGACACGAGAACATAGGCCATGGACATATCGGGCGCCAGGGCTTCCTCAACATCATGTCCCATCCCGCCTTCCGGGAGGTCCCCTTCCTCCTCGAGGTGCCAGGCATGGATGGGGAAGGGCCAGATAAGGCCAACGTGGATATCCTGAAGGAGATAAGGGCCTCTATCCTCGCGTCTTAG
- a CDS encoding heavy metal-associated domain-containing protein: MRVIWRRLFIFPRARVTSLDGQVAQVEVAGLVCDLCAARVRRGLSSLPQVEDVTVDLERGQATALLRGPVEEGQLAQAVEKMVIWPWARRLLSLMPFLGRR; the protein is encoded by the coding sequence ATGCGCGTCATATGGCGAAGGCTCTTCATCTTTCCCCGCGCCCGGGTGACATCCTTGGATGGGCAGGTGGCCCAGGTAGAGGTGGCAGGCCTAGTGTGTGACCTCTGTGCGGCGCGGGTGCGGCGAGGCTTATCCTCCTTGCCCCAGGTGGAGGATGTCACCGTGGACTTGGAGAGAGGGCAAGCCACCGCCCTCCTGCGGGGGCCGGTGGAGGAGGGGCAATTGGCCCAGGCGGTGGAGAAGATGGTCATCTGGCCCTGGGCCCGCCGTCTCCTCTCCCTGATGCCCTTCTTGGGCAGGAGGTGA
- a CDS encoding RNA polymerase sigma factor, protein MEAEDLAQLYERYHGRVFAYVYARVRDPQLAEDLAADTFVQALANLHTLRDPQACLGWLLSIARNTVAAHYRRRAREEKGLKALGDELATRIQGEDPLAAAEEQELREVVLQQMVRLSPREREVLRLRFEAGLKGGDIANLLGIREVTVRVITFRALAKLRQALARTYTSAGSRR, encoded by the coding sequence ATGGAAGCCGAGGATCTGGCCCAGCTATACGAGCGTTACCATGGTCGGGTCTTCGCCTATGTGTATGCCCGGGTGCGTGACCCCCAACTAGCTGAGGACTTAGCAGCGGACACCTTTGTACAGGCCCTGGCCAACCTGCATACCCTGCGCGACCCCCAGGCCTGTCTGGGATGGCTTCTCAGCATCGCCCGCAATACGGTGGCCGCCCATTATCGTCGTCGGGCGCGCGAGGAGAAGGGGTTAAAGGCCTTGGGGGACGAGCTGGCCACCCGTATCCAGGGGGAAGACCCGCTAGCTGCGGCTGAGGAGCAGGAGCTGCGAGAGGTGGTATTACAACAGATGGTTCGCCTCTCCCCCCGCGAGCGGGAGGTGCTCCGCCTCCGCTTCGAGGCCGGCCTTAAGGGGGGCGACATCGCTAACTTGCTGGGCATAAGGGAGGTGACGGTGCGGGTCATCACCTTCCGTGCTCTGGCCAAGCTCCGGCAGGCGTTGGCCCGAACCTACACGTCCGCTGGCTCCAGACGATAA
- a CDS encoding MaoC family dehydratase, with the protein MTWEAPSLDRLQKGHRFDPVPFRLEDEWVDAYLAAVEDQTTPKLGEGVVSPLATIAMAVRALLHQARLPAGAVHLGQELRCRRPLCRGEELVAEMAISSHTVRQGWHFIQVAMVIKDRQGEEVLTGEAILISPQREEA; encoded by the coding sequence GTGACCTGGGAGGCCCCCTCCCTAGACCGCCTCCAAAAGGGGCACCGCTTCGACCCCGTCCCTTTTCGCCTGGAGGACGAATGGGTGGACGCCTACCTGGCAGCGGTGGAGGACCAGACCACTCCAAAGCTGGGTGAGGGGGTGGTGTCTCCCTTGGCGACGATAGCCATGGCCGTGCGTGCCCTCCTCCATCAGGCGCGTCTGCCAGCGGGGGCCGTCCACTTGGGCCAGGAGCTGCGCTGCCGCCGTCCCTTGTGCAGGGGAGAAGAGCTGGTAGCCGAGATGGCCATCTCCTCCCACACCGTGCGTCAGGGCTGGCACTTCATCCAGGTGGCGATGGTCATTAAGGATCGCCAGGGGGAGGAAGTCTTAACCGGCGAAGCCATCCTCATATCTCCCCAGAGGGAAGAGGCGTGA
- a CDS encoding LysR family transcriptional regulator, giving the protein MSVDLGQIEAFVQVAQLKSFSRAAEALQLTQPSVTARIQSLERELGEELFERGGRGVRLTEAGEAFLPYAIRILQLMKEGRDAVEEARHFQLGHLRLGSALTISTYVLPKILHRFRQQYPGINVSVRTGRSDQVLQMVLDDEVQAGLVRAIYHADVETVPLYEDELVLVVPKDHPFAQRQHVTLDEVTKEPFILFDRGSSYFGLINNYFRQMGKVPRVAMELDSLEATKRMVEEGLGIAMVPKVTIERELMVRALVEVHIVDAPPISRTIAFIHRRNRRRSRPVQAFMELLREIYRLEPADV; this is encoded by the coding sequence GTGTCGGTAGACCTGGGGCAGATAGAGGCCTTTGTGCAGGTGGCCCAGCTCAAGAGCTTCAGCCGGGCGGCGGAGGCCCTTCAGCTCACCCAGCCTTCGGTGACGGCCCGTATCCAGTCTCTGGAGCGGGAGTTGGGGGAGGAGCTCTTCGAGCGAGGAGGGCGGGGGGTCCGCCTCACCGAGGCTGGGGAGGCCTTTCTCCCCTATGCCATCCGCATCCTGCAGCTCATGAAGGAGGGGCGTGATGCGGTGGAGGAGGCGCGCCACTTCCAGTTGGGCCATCTTCGCTTGGGCTCTGCCCTCACCATCAGCACCTATGTGCTGCCCAAGATCCTCCATCGGTTCCGCCAGCAGTATCCGGGCATCAACGTCTCCGTGCGCACGGGCCGCTCTGACCAGGTGCTGCAGATGGTGCTGGACGACGAGGTGCAAGCGGGGCTGGTTCGCGCCATCTACCATGCCGATGTGGAGACCGTTCCCCTCTACGAGGACGAGTTGGTCCTGGTGGTGCCCAAGGACCATCCCTTCGCTCAGCGGCAGCACGTCACCCTGGACGAGGTGACCAAGGAGCCCTTCATCCTCTTCGACCGCGGCTCTAGCTACTTTGGCCTTATCAACAATTACTTCCGCCAGATGGGCAAGGTGCCGCGGGTGGCCATGGAGCTGGACTCCTTGGAGGCCACCAAGCGCATGGTGGAGGAGGGGCTGGGCATCGCCATGGTGCCCAAGGTGACCATCGAGAGGGAGTTGATGGTGAGGGCGCTGGTGGAGGTGCACATCGTGGATGCCCCGCCCATCAGCCGCACCATCGCCTTCATCCATAGGCGCAACCGCCGCCGCTCCCGCCCCGTCCAGGCGTTCATGGAGCTGCTGCGGGAGATTTATCGTCTGGAGCCAGCGGACGTGTAG
- a CDS encoding ABC transporter ATP-binding protein: MTVAPERPLLQVNNIEVVYNGVVLVLKGVSLQVPQGGIVALLGANGAGKSTTLKAISGLLRPERGEIIKGTIEFMGQRIDQKDAAEIVRLGLVQVLEGRRVFEHLTVEENLIAGAHVRGDGQVRRDLEMVYHYFPQLRRRRHVKAGYLSGGEQQMLAIGRALMSRPKLMLLDEPSLGLAPQLVREIFDIVLRLNREEGVTILLVEQNAMAALQIVQYGYVMEDGRIVLDGDPDKLMNNEDIREFYLGLSAVGQRKSYREVKHYKRRKRWLS, translated from the coding sequence ATGACCGTAGCGCCGGAGCGACCCCTTCTACAGGTAAACAACATCGAGGTGGTCTACAACGGGGTGGTGCTGGTCTTGAAGGGGGTGTCGCTGCAGGTCCCCCAGGGGGGCATAGTGGCCCTCCTGGGGGCCAACGGCGCCGGCAAGAGCACTACCCTTAAGGCCATCTCGGGGCTCTTGCGCCCAGAGCGCGGGGAGATCATAAAAGGAACCATAGAGTTCATGGGCCAGCGGATAGACCAGAAGGACGCCGCTGAGATCGTTCGGCTGGGCCTAGTCCAAGTGCTGGAGGGCAGGCGGGTCTTCGAGCACCTGACGGTGGAGGAGAACCTCATCGCCGGCGCCCATGTCCGTGGCGATGGCCAGGTCCGCCGCGACCTGGAGATGGTGTACCATTACTTCCCCCAGTTGAGGCGGCGCCGCCACGTCAAGGCCGGTTACCTCTCGGGGGGTGAGCAACAGATGCTGGCCATCGGCCGTGCCCTCATGAGCCGGCCCAAGCTCATGCTCCTGGACGAGCCCTCCCTGGGCCTCGCCCCCCAGTTGGTCAGGGAGATCTTCGATATCGTCCTCCGCCTCAACCGGGAGGAGGGCGTCACCATACTATTGGTGGAACAGAACGCCATGGCTGCCCTCCAGATCGTCCAATACGGCTACGTCATGGAGGACGGGCGCATCGTCCTGGACGGCGACCCAGACAAGCTCATGAACAACGAGGATATTAGGGAATTCTACCTGGGGCTGAGCGCTGTGGGCCAGCGCAAGAGCTACCGGGAGGTGAAGCACTACAAGCGCCGCAAGCGGTGGCTCTCCTGA
- a CDS encoding ABC transporter substrate-binding protein, whose protein sequence is MALKIAKVLWAALALSLLTTLAIACQGEEEKATPAARTPVAAQTPVTKEPVKVGFMYDATGATQLIGPPYKAGFEDAIKLINKKGGVEGHPIEVIFCEHGYEVPKGVECYERMKAQGVVIINTYGTPITAALVERCVADKIVCNHPGYGVAAAANGEKFPYNFPTAASYWSQAGAAVQFVLEQWQKAGKPGKPKIAYLYYDNPAGREPLDVLRAIAQREGLEIREYAVPPPGVEMSAQVTDIVQRFKADWVITHLFGRSPSVSIKAFKDAGFPLDRVISLVWGSADADVIAAGGWSVAEGYYGLQFTAIGTDHPVLNEIRQMYRAEGQSPPKVMEESNVYYMRGVAQAFMWAEAIRQALRLGGEPVTGEKMKGGMENIKGDISGLVRLELSPRDHEGGGYVQVWQAKGGKWVLAKDWFRGYRDIVESLVYK, encoded by the coding sequence ATGGCCTTGAAGATCGCCAAGGTTCTATGGGCGGCCCTGGCCCTCTCCCTGCTCACGACCTTGGCCATAGCCTGCCAAGGGGAGGAGGAGAAGGCCACACCAGCAGCTCGCACGCCAGTGGCTGCCCAGACCCCCGTTACCAAGGAGCCCGTTAAGGTGGGCTTCATGTATGATGCCACAGGGGCCACCCAGCTCATCGGACCTCCCTACAAGGCCGGGTTCGAGGATGCCATAAAGCTCATCAACAAGAAGGGGGGAGTGGAGGGCCACCCCATTGAGGTCATTTTCTGTGAACACGGCTATGAGGTGCCCAAGGGCGTGGAGTGCTATGAGCGCATGAAGGCCCAGGGGGTCGTCATCATCAACACCTATGGGACGCCCATCACCGCGGCCCTAGTGGAGCGGTGCGTGGCAGATAAGATTGTATGTAACCACCCAGGCTATGGGGTCGCAGCGGCGGCCAACGGCGAGAAGTTCCCTTACAACTTCCCCACGGCCGCTAGCTACTGGTCCCAGGCGGGAGCGGCGGTGCAGTTCGTGCTGGAGCAGTGGCAGAAGGCGGGCAAGCCCGGAAAGCCTAAGATCGCCTACCTGTACTACGACAACCCCGCTGGCAGAGAGCCTCTCGATGTGCTCCGGGCCATCGCCCAGAGGGAAGGTCTGGAGATACGGGAGTACGCCGTGCCACCCCCTGGCGTGGAGATGTCCGCCCAGGTGACGGACATCGTACAGCGGTTCAAGGCCGACTGGGTCATCACCCACCTCTTCGGCCGCAGCCCGTCCGTCTCCATTAAGGCCTTCAAGGATGCTGGCTTCCCCCTGGACCGCGTTATCTCGCTGGTATGGGGCTCGGCGGACGCAGACGTGATAGCCGCCGGCGGATGGAGCGTGGCCGAGGGCTACTACGGCCTCCAGTTCACGGCCATCGGCACCGACCACCCCGTCCTGAACGAGATCCGGCAGATGTACCGGGCCGAGGGCCAGTCGCCCCCCAAGGTCATGGAGGAGAGCAACGTCTACTACATGAGGGGCGTGGCCCAGGCTTTCATGTGGGCGGAGGCCATCAGGCAGGCCTTGCGCCTAGGGGGCGAGCCCGTCACCGGCGAGAAGATGAAGGGGGGGATGGAGAACATCAAGGGCGATATCTCCGGCCTGGTGCGCCTGGAGCTGAGCCCCCGCGACCACGAGGGCGGCGGCTACGTGCAGGTCTGGCAGGCCAAGGGAGGCAAATGGGTGCTGGCTAAGGACTGGTTCCGGGGATACCGGGACATCGTGGAGTCCTTGGTCTACAAGTAG
- a CDS encoding AMP-binding protein, with protein sequence MGVIQGWYERLLPRLREQILYAYQRAPAVRRKMDAAGMAPHQVETVADLQRIPITHKEELAQLQREDPPFGGFLAVDAGELTHIFVSPGPIYDPGGSESFYTGDWARELLCSFGLGRGDLALNTYSYHMVPAGMGLDEFLCSVGLTVVPGGVGNTDVQVQVLRDLGIALYCGTPSFLMAILRRAQEMGLDPRRDLRLRAALLGAEMLPPSLRRELQERGITPIETYGTADLGLIAMECPAHQGLHLTEEMVIEVVDPATGRQLPPGETGEVVATTFNKVYPLIRFGTGDATYLIDEPCPCGRPSPRIPRILGRVGEAVKVRGMFLHPHQVREALEGLEGVARFQAAVGRKEHRDELVLRLELTPGALPPDVEKLQARLQSAWRVRVDRVELLPPGSLPQDAKALVDERSWE encoded by the coding sequence ATGGGTGTGATCCAGGGCTGGTACGAGAGGCTCTTGCCACGGCTGAGAGAGCAGATCCTCTATGCCTATCAGCGGGCTCCTGCTGTGCGGCGGAAGATGGACGCCGCCGGCATGGCGCCACACCAAGTGGAAACGGTGGCCGACCTGCAGCGGATCCCCATCACCCACAAGGAGGAGCTGGCCCAACTGCAGCGGGAAGACCCACCCTTCGGGGGCTTCTTGGCAGTGGATGCTGGGGAGCTGACTCATATCTTTGTCTCCCCCGGCCCCATATATGACCCCGGCGGGAGTGAGAGCTTCTACACCGGCGATTGGGCGCGGGAGCTATTGTGCTCCTTCGGCTTAGGCCGTGGCGACCTGGCCCTCAACACCTACTCCTACCACATGGTGCCGGCAGGCATGGGGCTGGACGAGTTCCTGTGCTCAGTGGGGCTGACGGTGGTGCCGGGAGGTGTGGGCAACACCGATGTACAGGTGCAGGTGCTCCGTGACCTGGGCATAGCCCTCTACTGTGGGACCCCCAGCTTCCTCATGGCCATCCTAAGGCGGGCGCAGGAAATGGGGCTGGACCCCAGACGGGACCTGCGCCTGCGGGCCGCCCTATTAGGGGCGGAGATGCTCCCCCCTTCCCTGCGCCGTGAGCTGCAGGAAAGGGGCATCACCCCCATCGAGACCTATGGTACAGCGGACCTGGGCCTCATCGCCATGGAATGCCCCGCCCACCAGGGCCTCCATCTGACCGAAGAGATGGTCATCGAGGTGGTGGACCCGGCTACCGGCCGCCAGCTCCCCCCAGGCGAGACAGGGGAGGTGGTGGCCACCACCTTCAACAAAGTCTATCCCCTCATAAGGTTTGGCACAGGCGACGCCACATACCTGATAGACGAGCCCTGCCCTTGTGGCCGCCCCTCGCCCCGCATACCGCGCATCCTGGGCCGAGTGGGTGAGGCAGTGAAGGTGCGGGGCATGTTCCTCCATCCCCACCAGGTGCGCGAGGCATTGGAGGGGCTAGAGGGGGTGGCCCGTTTTCAGGCCGCGGTAGGCCGTAAGGAGCACCGCGACGAGCTGGTGCTGCGACTAGAGCTGACACCTGGCGCCCTACCCCCCGACGTAGAAAAGCTGCAAGCGCGCCTTCAGTCCGCCTGGCGCGTCCGGGTGGACCGCGTGGAGCTCCTCCCGCCTGGCTCCCTGCCCCAGGACGCCAAGGCCTTGGTGGACGAACGTTCCTGGGAGTAA